Proteins encoded within one genomic window of Dasypus novemcinctus isolate mDasNov1 chromosome 17, mDasNov1.1.hap2, whole genome shotgun sequence:
- the POU3F3 gene encoding POU domain, class 3, transcription factor 3, producing MATAASNPYLPGNSLLAAGSIVHSDAAGAGGGGGGGGGGGGGGAGGGGGGMQPGSAAVTSGAYRGDPSSVKMVQSDFMQGAMAASNGGHMLSHAHQWVTALPHAAAAAAAAAAAAVEASSPWSGSAVGLAGSPQQPPQPPPPPPQGPDVKGGAGRDDLHAGTALHHRGPPHLGPPPPPPHQGHPGGWGAAAAAAAAAAAAAAAAHLPSMAGGQQPPPQSLLYSQPGGFTVNGMLSAPPGPGGGGGGGGAGGGGQSLVHPGLVRGDTPELAEHHHHHHHHAHPHPPHPHHAQGPPHHGGGGGGAGPGLNSHDPHSDEDTPTSDDLEQFAKQFKQRRIKLGFTQADVGLALGTLYGNVFSQTTICRFEALQLSFKNMCKLKPLLNKWLEEADSSTGSPTSIDKIAAQGRKRKKRTSIEVSVKGALESHFLKCPKPSAQEITNLADSLQLEKEVVRVWFCNRRQKEKRMTPPGIQQQTPEDVYSQVGAVSADTPPPHHGLQTSVQ from the coding sequence ATGGCCACGGCGGCTTCTAACCCCTACCTGCCGGGGAACAGCCTGCTGGCGGCCGGCTCCATCGTGCACTCGGACGCGGCgggggccggcggcggcggcggcggcggggggggcggcggcggcggcggcgcggggggcggcggcggcggcatgCAGCCGGGCAGCGCCGCCGTGACCTCGGGCGCCTACCGGGGGGACCCGTCCTCCGTCAAGATGGTCCAGAGCGACTTCATGCAGGGGGCCATGGCCGCCAGCAACGGCGGCCATATGCTGAGCCACGCGCACCAGTGGGTCACCGCCCTGCCccacgccgccgccgccgccgccgccgccgccgccgccgccgtggAAGCGAGCTCGCCGTGGTCCGGCAGCGCCGTGGGCCTGGCCGGCAGCCCCCAGCAGCCgccgcagccgccgccgccgcccccgcagGGCCCCGACGTGAAGGGCGGCGCCGGGCGCGACGACCTGCACGCGGGCACCGCGCTGCACCACCGCGGGCCGCCGCACCTCGGGCCCCCGCCGCCTCCCCCGCACCAGGGCCACCCGGGCGGCTggggcgccgccgccgccgccgccgccgccgctgccgccgccgccgccgccgcgcacCTCCCGTCCATGGCCGGGGGCCAGCAGCCGCCGCCGCAGAGCCTGCTCTACTCGCAGCCCGGGGGCTTCACGGTGAACGGCATGCTGAGCGCGCCCCCCGggcccggcggcggcggcggcggcggcggcgcgggcggcggcggccagAGCCTGGTGCACCCGGGGCTGGTGCGCGGGGACACGCCCGAGCTGGCCgagcaccaccaccaccaccaccaccacgcgCACCCGCACCCGCCGCACCCGCACCACGCGCAGGGGCCCCCGCAccacggcggcggcggcggcggcgcggggcccgGACTCAACAGCCACGACCCGCACTCGGACGAGGACACGCCGACCTCGGACGACCTGGAGCAGTTCGCCAAGCAGTTCAAGCAGCGCCGCATCAAGCTGGGCTTCACGCAGGCCGACGTGGGGCTGGCGCTGGGCACGCTCTACGGCAACGTGTTCTCGCAGACCACCATCTGCCGCTTCGAGGCCCTGCAGCTGAGCTTCAAGAACATGTGCAAGCTCAAGCCGCTGCTGAACAAGTGGCTGGAGGAGGCGGACTCGAGCACCGGCAGCCCCACCAGCATCGACAAGATCGCGGCGCAGGGCCGCAAGCGCAAGAAGCGGACCTCCATCGAGGTGAGCGTCAAGGGCGCGCTCGAGAGCCACTTCCTCAAGTGCCCCAAGCCCTCGGCGCAGGAGATCACCAACCTGGCCGACAGCCTGCAGCTCGAGAAGGAGGTGGTGCGGGTCTGGTTCTGCAACCGGCGCCAGAAGGAGAAGCGCATGACGCCGCCCGGCATCCAGCAGCAGACGCCCGAGGACGTCTACTCGCAGGTGGGCGCCGTGAGCGCCGACACGCCGCCGCCGCACCACGGGCTGCAGACGAGCGTGCAGTGA